The window CGACCACCGAGAGCAAGGGCGGCCCGCCGGGCCGTGGCGCGACCATAACTTTGGAGGGGCGCAGGATGCCGTGGGTCAGGTTGACCTGGTGGGCGGTGTCGAGCGCGTAGAGAAGTTGCTGCATCAGCGGCAGCGTGACCTTCAGAGAGAGCAGCCCCTGCTTCTTCAGGTAGGTGTCCAGGGGCATCCCCCGGGCCCACTGAGTCACGATGTAGGGAAATCCCCGGATGGTTCCGTGCGCGTAAGGTGTTGCGATGGTGTCGCTCTGGAGTGCGCGGAGTTCGGCGGCCTGGCGGGCAAATCCGGTCGGGTTTGCCGGGCCATCCTCGCCCATGGGAAAGATGCGAATGGCCACGGGACGATCGCCAAGGTCGAGATCGCTGGCGCGAAAGACGCTTCCCCAGCGCCCCTCATGAATCAGGGATTCGAGGCGATAACGATCATCGATGAACTCGCCGATCTTAACGCGAGGTTGAACTACCATAGAGCTTCCGGCAACGTCTGGGGAGGGGAGAGGGCAGTCGGGCGAATCTTAACAAGGGTTTACAGTTCCGACAAGAATACTCACTTTCGAGAGGCGCGCAGGCGCGCTGAACTTTGCACGAGATATCAAAGCGTTATGAATCAGGCAGCAGAACGGTCGGCTGGCGAGTCTCCTTCGCTGAAAGATGTGCGTGAGCGCGGGGAGTTGGAGGTTTCTATCGACGACTTCGGGTTCACCGGGGAGGGATATGTTCGGCTGGAGGATGGCTGGCTCTCGGTGCCTGGTGCGCTTCCGGGGGAGCGGGTGAAGGTGCGGGTGCAACCGGGCCAGCGCGAGGGGGCGCGGCGCCTTTACGCCGATGTGGTGGAGGTGCTTGAGCCTTCAGCAGAGCGTCGCGATCCGCTCTGTGAGCGCGCCGCGATCTGCCGGGGATGTCAACTCCGGCATATCAGCGTGGACGGGGAGCTTCGATTTAAAGCCCGGGGCATTGCCGAGGTTGTGGAGAAGTTCGCCGGGTTGAGCAGAGCCGAGCAGCCGGAGGTGGAGATCCTCACCCCGCAGCCCACCGCACGCGGCGATGCTTTTCGGTATCGGACGTCGTTGAGCTATCGGCGAGTGGGGAATCGGGTGGAGTTGGGGCTGTACAGCCCGGCGAGTGAGGGATTGATTTCGATGTCGAACTGCCCGGCGTTGACGGTGCAGACGCAGCGCGTGGTGGGAGTGATTGAGCGCTCTTTTGAAGGGCAGAGCACGCTCCCCTGGGATGGTGAGATGGCCCGGGAGGTGGCCGCGCAGGTGGATGGCTTTGAGGTGGCACCGGGGGTTGAGCTGATTCGTCTGGCCGTTCCCAATCACGGGGTGGGGCTCGTGGAGGTGCGCCTGACGGAAGCACGTGATGAGGCGCAGTTTGAGGGCTTTTGCACCTCTGCACCGCTGGCGAGCTGGCTGGGGCGGCTTGCCGAGGCCCTGCCAACGCAGGTGGGGCTGGCTGTGGGCAGCGGCGCGTACCGTCGCCAGCTCAAAGAGCCGAATCGGGTGCGGATCCCGCTGGGGCGC of the Lujinxingia sediminis genome contains:
- a CDS encoding class I SAM-dependent RNA methyltransferase; translation: MNQAAERSAGESPSLKDVRERGELEVSIDDFGFTGEGYVRLEDGWLSVPGALPGERVKVRVQPGQREGARRLYADVVEVLEPSAERRDPLCERAAICRGCQLRHISVDGELRFKARGIAEVVEKFAGLSRAEQPEVEILTPQPTARGDAFRYRTSLSYRRVGNRVELGLYSPASEGLISMSNCPALTVQTQRVVGVIERSFEGQSTLPWDGEMAREVAAQVDGFEVAPGVELIRLAVPNHGVGLVEVRLTEARDEAQFEGFCTSAPLASWLGRLAEALPTQVGLAVGSGAYRRQLKEPNRVRIPLGRLQMEVGYDDWIHATLAPAEVLYEAVEQWLEPGRGERFLDVGCGIGSIALLMAPRVGEAVGLDQNQASIESAEINAVGHGIANAHFVAGGWETGLRRLAAAGERFTLATINPMREPLGRRALAYLTMLGVERLVYLGPSPAAAARDLGALREMGWEIDRLAAANLHPATYHSMLVARVRRGGGER